In Mastigocladopsis repens PCC 10914, a single window of DNA contains:
- a CDS encoding glycosyltransferase family 2 protein, translated as MQNIQTNIHPTLSQSRLLNKSGVIGEKTSNFSLLLPPSQSRSITVVIPALNEEGNLKKLLLNLEETFQNLGFTLPVLLIDDGSTDSSPEILADLRQEYDFLKVIRHPQRRGVTGVWKTALEHVKTDWVFWGQADLESDPRTDLPLLVEACVPGVDGVAGWRQKRGDGKIFASKFANLSCRLLFGLKIHDMNWIKLVRRDLLSSLPVEKITHRYLLAVLAAQKYRITEVATPWHPRYSGKSKFGKRRLLTSAIDFVKLWWWFQTEGCLINRRSEEQMNLATSYDVGVIR; from the coding sequence ATGCAAAATATCCAGACCAATATCCACCCAACTTTGAGCCAATCAAGGTTGTTGAATAAAAGTGGTGTCATTGGGGAAAAAACCTCAAATTTTTCGCTTCTTCTACCCCCATCTCAAAGTCGTTCCATTACAGTAGTCATCCCAGCTCTGAACGAAGAAGGCAATCTGAAAAAGCTCCTGCTTAACCTGGAGGAAACTTTCCAGAATCTTGGCTTCACTTTGCCAGTACTCCTGATTGACGATGGTAGTACAGATAGTAGCCCCGAAATTCTCGCTGATCTCAGACAGGAATATGACTTTTTAAAAGTGATTCGTCATCCACAACGGCGAGGTGTAACCGGAGTCTGGAAGACAGCTTTAGAGCATGTCAAAACAGATTGGGTCTTTTGGGGACAAGCAGATTTAGAGTCTGACCCTCGCACTGATTTACCATTACTGGTAGAAGCCTGTGTTCCGGGAGTAGATGGAGTTGCAGGTTGGAGACAAAAGCGTGGCGACGGCAAAATTTTCGCTTCTAAATTCGCCAACTTATCCTGCCGTTTGCTCTTTGGTTTAAAAATCCACGATATGAACTGGATCAAATTAGTCCGTCGGGATTTATTGTCTAGTTTACCCGTTGAAAAAATCACCCATCGCTACTTATTGGCAGTACTGGCAGCGCAGAAGTATCGCATCACAGAAGTTGCTACTCCCTGGCATCCTCGGTACTCTGGGAAAAGTAAATTTGGCAAAAGGCGTCTTTTGACTTCCGCTATTGATTTTGTCAAATTATGGTGGTGGTTTCAAACT